The region GCGATCAGCTGGTGTGCTGAGCAGCTCGGGTTCCTGCAGACGCCCATCTACCCAGGACAACCTCACGGGGGTCAGCCCCTCGGCTGTGGCGGCGGGGATGGTCGATCCACGTCGTAGACGCAGCAGGCTTCGCGGCAGCCATGCCTCCAGCTGAGAGGACGCTCCGCTCATTCGAGGCTGCCCGGGTCGCTCACGGTTCGCAGCAGAACAAACTGCCCAGCGACGCCGAGGGTCAGCACTTCAACCTCCGGCAAGGTCAGCCCGGGAAGCAATCGCTGCCCACCGATTTTGTTGGTGAACAGGCTGACGACGCCCAGGTTGAGACGGGATGTGAAGTTGACCGCTAAATCCGCAAGTGCGGCCTGCTGTGATGCCACCAATCCAGGACAGTCGCGGATCCATAGCTGCAGCACCATCGGCAGCCCTTCGCCTTGACACAACTCACTGGAGAGAAAGGCGACCAACTGCTCGCCGGCATGCTCCTCGTAATCCTCCATGGAAGGGTTGGTCAGCACGAGACCCAAACCAACCCCAACCGTGACGAGTGCGGCCATTGCGACCGCGATGGGGCCTTGTCGTTGAAGGACGGAGCGCGGCACCCGGTCAGCTGGAACATGAATTGGTAGATTCTCACTGACGCGGCGGGCGTCGCCAAGTGGTTAAGGCAGCGGCTTGTGGCGCCGCTATTCGGGGGTTCGAATCCCCTCGCTCGCCCTCACCAACATGATTCCAGTGTCTGTGGTAACACACTGGAAACGGCTCTGATCCGAACTTGACCGCATCCGCTTCAACCCTTGTGCCAGCTGCAAACGCGCAGAGCCGCGGCAGCTACTGGATCACCACCTTCGGCTGCCAGATGAACAAGGCGGATTCCGAGCGGATGGCCGGGATCCTCGAGTCGATGGGGTATCGAGCAGCCGACGCCGAACTGGAGGCGGATCTGGTTCTTTACAACACCTGCACGATCCGCGACAACGCCGAGCAGAAGGTTTACAGCTACCTCGGTCGACAGGCCCAGCGCAAACGGCTGGATCCGAATCTCACCCTCATCGTGGCCGGATGTGTGGCCCAGCAGGAAGGCGAATCCCTGCTGCGGCGGGTGCCCGAACTCGACCTGGTGATGGGTCCCCAGCATGCGAATCGGTTGGAAGTGCTGCTCAACCGGGTAGACAGCGGTCAACAGGTGGTTGCAACTGAAGACCACAACATCCTGGAAGACATCACGACTGCACGACGGGACAGCAGCATCTGCGGTTGGGTCAATGTGATTTACGGCTGCAACGAGCGATGCACCTATTGCGTGGTGCCCTCAGTGCGTGGCAAGGAGCAATCACGGCTTCCCGAGGCCATCCGCTTGGAAATGGAAGGCCTTGCCGCTCAGGGTTACAGGGAGATCACCCTGTTGGGACAAAACATCGATGCCTACGGGCGAGATCTCCCGGGGATCACACCGGAGGGGCGCCGGCAACACACGCTGACGGACCTCCTGCATCAGGTCCATGACGTGAGCGGTATCGAGCGCATCCGCTTCGCCACCAGTCATCCGCGCTATTTCACAGAGCGGCTGATCGATGCCTGCGCCGACCTTCCCAAACTCTGCGAGCACTTCCATATCCCCTTCCAAAGCGGCGACAACGACGTCCTGAGGGCCATGGCCCGTGGCTACACCGTTGAGAGCTACCGACGGATCATTGACCGCATCCGTGAGCGCATGCCCGATGCCTCGTTGAGTGCGGACGTGATCGTGGCCTTCCCAGGTGAAACAGACCTCCAGTACCAGCGCACCCTGGATCTGATCGAGGAGATCGGCTTCGACCAGGTGAACACCGCGGCCTACTCGCCGCGGCCCAATACACCCGCTGCAACCTGGGACAACCAATTGCCGGAGGAGGTGAAGGTGATGCGACTCCAGACGATCAATGCCCTGGTGGAACGCTGCGCCCGTGAGCGCAACGCGCGGTATGCGGGCCGCACCGAGGAAGTGCTGGCGGAGGGCATCAATCCCAAGGATCCCAGCCAGCTGATGGGGCGAACACGCACCAACCGACTGACCTTTTTCCAGGCAGCAGGCCCCGATGGTCATCAACACAAGACAGGTGATCTGGTGAACGTCCGCATCGACGAAGTCCGATCGTTCTCGTTAAGCGGAACCCCCCTGCCCTGCGTCGAACAACGCTGATACCTTTGGCGCCTCAGTGCGGGGTTGTTCCAGGCGATGTCATCCAGCCCCACCACGGTCGGTGTTGTCTTCGGCGGCTGCTCCGGTGAGCACGATGTGTCGATCCGCTCCGCACAAACGGTTGCCAAAGGCTTGACCCTTGGCGCCAACCGTGAACGTTATCGGGTGGTCCTCATTTACATCGATCGCGACGGACGTTGGTGGGGCCCAGATCTCGCCGGGAAGGTTCTCAGCAGCGGCTGTCCTCCAGCCGACTCGGATCTCCCCCAACCGCTACCTGCCCCCGGGTTCCGCGGCCTGCCAGCAGGCACCGATGCCGTTGCGGTCTGGTACCCGGTTCTGCATGGACCGAACGGGGAAGACGGCACGGTTCAGGGGCTGTTCGAACTGATGCAGCAGCCCTACGTCGGTGCCGGGGTTCTTGGTTCAGCGGTGAGCATGGACAAACAGGCCATGAAAGCTGCCCTGGCAGGTGCGGGTCTCGCTCAGGTGCCCTACGTCTGCGCACAGGCAGACGAGCTCAGCGATGCGGCCCGCCTGGAAGCACTTCTGAAAAGAATCGAGTCCGGCCTGGGCTATCCCTGCTTCATCAAGCCAGCCAATCTGGGCTCGTCGGTGGGCATCAGCAAAGCCTGGAACCGTGAGGAGCTCATCCAGGGGTTGAGATTGGCCGCAGCTCTTGATCCACGCCTCGTGGTGGAACAGGGGGTGCAAGCCCGAGAACTGGAATGCGCTGTCCTGGGCGGGACAACCCTGCGAGCCTCCGTCGTCGGGGAAGTTCGTTTCGATGCGGATTGGTACGACTACGAGAGCAAATACACCGCTGGCCGCAGCACCACGCTGATTCCAGCTCCTTTGCCCAACGACATCATCGACACGATCCAGAGCCAGTCCATCCAGGCCTGCGCTGCCGTGGGCGTCACCCGAATGGCCAGGGTGGATTTCTTCTACGACGACAGCAGCGGCAGGGTTTGGCTGAATGAGATCAACTCCCTGCCCGGTTTCACCTCCCAGAGCATGTACCCCATGCTTTGGGAGGCCTCTGGCGTAACACTCGAACAGCTCGTGCACGAACTGCTCGAAAGCGCAGGACAATGAATCAACAAATCCTGCTGATCAGGAGTGAGCGATGAGCCAGGGTCTGCTCTGGTTTCCGTTGTTGCTGGCCTTTGTGCTCTTGGCCGCACTGGGCTGGCTTGAACGCCGCCGCCAGTCCCTTTTCCGCACCTGGGCCGAAGGGGCTGAATTGG is a window of Synechococcus sp. A15-24 DNA encoding:
- the miaB gene encoding tRNA (N6-isopentenyl adenosine(37)-C2)-methylthiotransferase MiaB, encoding MNKADSERMAGILESMGYRAADAELEADLVLYNTCTIRDNAEQKVYSYLGRQAQRKRLDPNLTLIVAGCVAQQEGESLLRRVPELDLVMGPQHANRLEVLLNRVDSGQQVVATEDHNILEDITTARRDSSICGWVNVIYGCNERCTYCVVPSVRGKEQSRLPEAIRLEMEGLAAQGYREITLLGQNIDAYGRDLPGITPEGRRQHTLTDLLHQVHDVSGIERIRFATSHPRYFTERLIDACADLPKLCEHFHIPFQSGDNDVLRAMARGYTVESYRRIIDRIRERMPDASLSADVIVAFPGETDLQYQRTLDLIEEIGFDQVNTAAYSPRPNTPAATWDNQLPEEVKVMRLQTINALVERCARERNARYAGRTEEVLAEGINPKDPSQLMGRTRTNRLTFFQAAGPDGHQHKTGDLVNVRIDEVRSFSLSGTPLPCVEQR
- a CDS encoding DUF4359 domain-containing protein; this encodes MPRSVLQRQGPIAVAMAALVTVGVGLGLVLTNPSMEDYEEHAGEQLVAFLSSELCQGEGLPMVLQLWIRDCPGLVASQQAALADLAVNFTSRLNLGVVSLFTNKIGGQRLLPGLTLPEVEVLTLGVAGQFVLLRTVSDPGSLE
- a CDS encoding D-alanine--D-alanine ligase family protein, with the translated sequence MSSSPTTVGVVFGGCSGEHDVSIRSAQTVAKGLTLGANRERYRVVLIYIDRDGRWWGPDLAGKVLSSGCPPADSDLPQPLPAPGFRGLPAGTDAVAVWYPVLHGPNGEDGTVQGLFELMQQPYVGAGVLGSAVSMDKQAMKAALAGAGLAQVPYVCAQADELSDAARLEALLKRIESGLGYPCFIKPANLGSSVGISKAWNREELIQGLRLAAALDPRLVVEQGVQARELECAVLGGTTLRASVVGEVRFDADWYDYESKYTAGRSTTLIPAPLPNDIIDTIQSQSIQACAAVGVTRMARVDFFYDDSSGRVWLNEINSLPGFTSQSMYPMLWEASGVTLEQLVHELLESAGQ